In Lotus japonicus ecotype B-129 chromosome 5, LjGifu_v1.2, one genomic interval encodes:
- the LOC130717083 gene encoding uncharacterized protein LOC130717083 — MASPCSCGIIRQSVFMMKLNGVSSQFPLSSSSPSSLIQIHHSSSLIRDHIHLTAAKLKVVPKATAASGSSVSPSNDDDGVSLGTMKLPLNIDLQRFDALLFQWANSLCQGANLPLPMPLKVDKIPFGARLGFITIGDGETEVLVYIDCVVSPSTDSSAPIFRAIRNGPLKDKVPPGEPRIMRSLMQALQKSVEISRL, encoded by the exons ATGGCATCACCGTGTTCGTGTGGCATTATAAGGCAAAGTGTGTTCATGATGAAGCTGAATGGAGTGAGTTCCCAATTTCCactgtcttcttcttctccttcttcccttATTCAAATTCACCACTCGTCTTCCTTGATTCGCGACCACATTCATCTCACGGCGGCGAAATTGAAAGTAGTGCCTAAAGCCACCGCGGCGAGTGGCAGCTCCGTGTCTCCGAGCAACGACGACGATGGAGTCTCTCTTGGCACCATGAAACTGCCTCTCAACATTGACCTTCAGAGATTCGATGCCTTGCTGTTTCAG TGGGCAAACAGCCTTTGCCAGGGAGCCAATCTTCCACTCCCCATGCCTCTCAAG GTGGACAAAATACCCTTTGGAGCTAGATTGGGTTTTATCACCATTGGAGATGGGGAAACAGAAGTTCTTGTGTATATTGACTGCGTGGTTTCTCCATCAACTGACAGTTCTGCTCCAATTTTCCGTGCCATTCGAAATGGCCCCTTGAAAGATAAGGTGCCACCTGGTGAGCCCAGAATAATGAGGAGCCTTATGCAAGCTCTTCAAAAGTCAGTTGAAATCTCTAGATTgtga